Proteins from one Hydrogenophaga sp. SL48 genomic window:
- a CDS encoding AI-2E family transporter, producing the protein MTLTPNQIRFLSWAAIALATWAVLAMLAPVLMPFLLAAVLAYALHPLVERLHTYKIPRWLGAGLAIALLMLVMAAVVLLIVPVITKQVPLLKEQVPALLDRVNDSLTPLAARFGVDLQVDVSMVRVWLQKLITGHEGELLDGLLSSLRIGGSALAAVFGNLVLTPIVAYYLLLDWANLVERSKGLIPPRWRANVQSFLDETDEVLGQYLRGQLLVMGVLAVFYTVALALVGLKLALPIGVFTGLAVFIPYLGFGLGLVMGLLAAVLQFQSLLGVVLVGAVYTVGQVVESMYVTPRLLGERIGLHPIAVIFALMAFGHLFGFVGVLIALPASAVLLVAMRRAKAGYLSSRLYLEAPTRGGAAPAAQDTTE; encoded by the coding sequence ATGACCCTCACCCCCAACCAGATCCGCTTCCTGTCCTGGGCGGCCATTGCCCTGGCGACCTGGGCGGTTCTGGCCATGCTGGCGCCGGTGCTGATGCCTTTCCTGCTGGCGGCGGTGCTGGCCTACGCGCTGCACCCGCTGGTGGAGAGGCTGCACACCTACAAGATCCCGCGCTGGCTGGGTGCGGGACTGGCCATCGCCTTGCTCATGCTGGTGATGGCAGCCGTGGTGCTGCTGATCGTGCCCGTGATCACCAAACAGGTGCCGCTGCTCAAGGAGCAGGTGCCGGCGCTGCTGGACCGTGTCAACGACTCGCTGACGCCGCTGGCCGCGCGTTTCGGTGTGGACCTGCAGGTGGACGTGTCGATGGTGCGCGTGTGGTTGCAGAAACTCATCACCGGCCACGAAGGTGAGTTGCTTGATGGCCTGCTGTCTTCGTTGCGCATCGGCGGCAGCGCGCTCGCGGCGGTGTTCGGCAACCTGGTGCTCACCCCCATCGTGGCCTATTACCTGCTGCTGGACTGGGCCAACCTGGTCGAGCGCAGCAAGGGCCTGATCCCGCCGCGCTGGCGCGCGAACGTGCAGAGCTTTCTGGACGAGACCGACGAGGTGCTGGGCCAGTACCTGCGGGGTCAGTTGCTGGTGATGGGCGTGCTCGCGGTGTTCTACACCGTGGCGCTGGCGCTGGTGGGGCTCAAACTCGCGCTGCCGATCGGCGTGTTCACCGGTCTGGCGGTGTTCATCCCCTACCTGGGCTTTGGTCTGGGCCTGGTCATGGGCTTGCTCGCCGCGGTGTTGCAGTTTCAGTCCTTGCTGGGCGTGGTGCTGGTCGGCGCGGTGTACACCGTGGGCCAGGTGGTCGAGAGCATGTACGTGACGCCGCGCCTGCTGGGCGAGCGCATCGGCCTGCACCCGATCGCCGTCATCTTCGCCCTGATGGCCTTCGGGCACCTGTTTGGTTTTGTCGGGGTGCTCATCGCCCTGCCCGCGAGCGCGGTGCTGCTGGTGGCGATGCGCCGTGCCAAGGCCGGGTACCTCTCCAGCCGGCTCTACCTGGAGGCGCCGACCCGGGGCGGGGCTGCGCCGGCCGCACAGGACACCACCGAATGA
- the purM gene encoding phosphoribosylformylglycinamidine cyclo-ligase, which yields MTSSTTPLSYKDAGVDIDAGDALVERIKPLAKKTMREGVLAGIGGFGALFEVPKRYKEPVLVSGTDGVGTKLKLAFEWNLHDTVGIDLVGMSVNDVLVQGAEPLFFLDYFACGKLDVDTAAAVVGGIAKGCELSGCALIGGETAEMPGMYPAGEYDLAGFCVGAVEKSKILTGQNVKPGDVVLGLASHGVHSNGFSLVRKCIERAGADLPATLDGQPFRQAIMAPTRLYVKNVLATLAKHPVKALAHITGGGLLENIPRVLPEGTAAHLKKGSWPQTELFAWLQKVAGIDDIEMNRTFNNGIGMVVVIAAEEAAACAATLRELGETVFEIGSIAAKGEGASVTVA from the coding sequence ATGACCTCCAGCACCACCCCCCTCTCCTACAAAGACGCCGGCGTTGACATCGACGCGGGCGACGCGCTCGTCGAACGCATCAAGCCGCTGGCCAAAAAGACCATGCGCGAAGGCGTGCTGGCCGGCATCGGCGGTTTCGGTGCGCTCTTCGAGGTGCCCAAGCGCTACAAGGAACCGGTGCTGGTGTCGGGCACCGATGGCGTGGGCACCAAGCTCAAACTGGCGTTTGAATGGAACCTGCACGACACCGTGGGCATCGACCTGGTGGGCATGAGCGTGAACGACGTGTTGGTGCAAGGCGCCGAGCCGTTGTTCTTCCTCGACTACTTCGCCTGCGGCAAGCTGGACGTGGACACGGCTGCGGCCGTGGTCGGCGGCATCGCCAAGGGTTGTGAACTCAGCGGCTGCGCGCTGATCGGCGGCGAAACGGCCGAAATGCCTGGCATGTACCCGGCCGGCGAATACGACCTGGCCGGCTTCTGCGTGGGTGCGGTCGAGAAGTCCAAGATCCTGACCGGCCAGAACGTGAAGCCCGGCGACGTGGTGCTGGGCCTGGCCTCGCACGGCGTGCACTCCAACGGTTTCTCGCTGGTGCGCAAGTGCATCGAGCGCGCCGGAGCCGACCTGCCCGCCACGCTGGACGGCCAGCCGTTCCGCCAGGCCATCATGGCCCCCACCCGCCTGTACGTGAAGAACGTGCTCGCCACCCTGGCCAAACACCCCGTCAAGGCGTTGGCCCACATCACCGGCGGCGGCCTGCTGGAGAACATCCCGCGCGTGCTGCCCGAAGGCACGGCCGCCCACCTCAAGAAGGGCAGCTGGCCGCAGACCGAGCTGTTCGCCTGGCTGCAGAAGGTCGCCGGCATCGACGACATCGAGATGAACCGCACCTTCAACAACGGCATCGGCATGGTCGTGGTGATCGCCGCCGAAGAAGCCGCCGCCTGCGCCGCCACGCTGCGCGAGCTGGGTGAGACGGTGTTTGAGATCGGTTCGATCGCGGCCAAGGGCGAAGGTGCTTCGGTCACCGTGGCCTGA
- a CDS encoding Crp/Fnr family transcriptional regulator, with product MHITSFPSCDPRENHFLAALPESVWTRWRNQLETVDLSLDQQLHACAENPAHLYFPTTAMVSLLYLTKDGSSTEICAVGNDGVVGIDSLMGANTAQTLAVVQRAGQACRLPSQAVRQELTQAGPAVPLMLRYAHSLVAKVAQTAVCNHFHSIEQRVCRRLLISLDQAPQSEVPLTHQQFSNLLGVRRESVTAAAHKLQRSGVIRYHRGHITVIDRQRLEQGACECYAVARKQYERTLPMRLAA from the coding sequence ATGCACATCACCTCCTTTCCATCATGCGATCCACGTGAGAACCATTTCCTGGCTGCGTTGCCCGAATCGGTGTGGACCCGCTGGCGCAACCAGCTTGAAACCGTCGACCTCTCTCTGGACCAGCAGCTTCACGCCTGCGCTGAAAACCCTGCCCATTTGTACTTCCCCACCACCGCCATGGTCTCGCTGCTGTATCTCACGAAAGACGGCTCGTCCACCGAGATCTGTGCGGTGGGGAATGATGGTGTCGTTGGCATCGATTCGCTGATGGGGGCAAACACCGCGCAAACCCTGGCCGTGGTGCAACGCGCCGGGCAAGCCTGTCGCTTGCCCTCCCAGGCCGTGCGCCAGGAACTCACTCAAGCAGGACCCGCCGTACCCCTCATGCTGCGCTACGCCCACAGTCTGGTCGCGAAGGTGGCACAGACGGCTGTGTGCAACCATTTCCACTCGATTGAACAGAGGGTCTGCCGGCGCCTGCTGATCAGCCTGGACCAGGCCCCGCAGAGTGAGGTGCCACTGACGCACCAACAATTCTCCAACCTGCTGGGTGTGCGGCGCGAAAGCGTGACGGCGGCCGCGCACAAGCTGCAGCGCAGCGGCGTGATTCGCTACCACCGTGGCCACATCACCGTGATCGACCGACAACGCCTGGAACAGGGCGCCTGCGAGTGCTACGCCGTGGCGAGGAAACAATACGAACGCACGCTGCCCATGCGGCTGGCAGCGTGA
- a CDS encoding DJ-1/PfpI family protein has protein sequence MSGATPTPTLTVAILAFDEVEALDFAGPYEVFTTASRMALRERPSDPAPFEVVSVARHREPVRARAGLTLLPDHGVADAPPVDVLIVPGGVVDAVMRCAETLRWVAQASERAPLTASVCTGAFVLAASGVLTAGPVTTHWEDQADLARAFPALDVKAGVRWVDQGRIVTSGGISAGIDMSLHLVARLAGEALALRTARQMEFQWTRH, from the coding sequence ATGAGCGGTGCGACGCCAACGCCAACGCTGACGGTGGCGATCCTGGCCTTCGACGAGGTCGAGGCGCTGGACTTCGCCGGCCCCTACGAGGTGTTCACCACCGCGAGCCGCATGGCCTTGCGCGAACGCCCCTCAGATCCCGCGCCGTTCGAGGTGGTGAGCGTGGCGCGCCACCGTGAGCCGGTGCGCGCCCGCGCCGGTTTGACGCTGCTGCCCGACCACGGTGTGGCCGACGCACCACCGGTGGACGTGTTGATCGTGCCGGGCGGCGTCGTGGACGCGGTGATGCGCTGCGCCGAGACCTTGCGCTGGGTGGCGCAGGCCAGCGAACGGGCGCCGCTGACGGCCTCGGTCTGCACCGGCGCCTTCGTGCTCGCCGCCAGCGGCGTGCTCACCGCCGGCCCGGTCACCACCCACTGGGAAGACCAGGCCGACCTGGCGCGAGCCTTCCCCGCGCTGGACGTGAAAGCCGGCGTGCGCTGGGTCGATCAGGGCCGGATCGTCACCTCCGGCGGCATCAGCGCCGGGATCGACATGAGCCTGCACCTGGTCGCGCGGCTGGCGGGCGAGGCGCTCGCGCTGCGCACCGCCAGGCAGATGGAGTTCCAGTGGACACGGCACTGA
- a CDS encoding cysteine hydrolase family protein, producing the protein MPSALLVIDVQESFRHRPSFSERDLPAYLAAQNALIAGCVARAVPVIRIFHSDGPETTDNPFSLASGHVRPLQGLSDFDAAATFIKHRHSALVGTGLEVWLTRHGIGHLIVSGIRTEQCCETTTRHASDLGWSVDFVTEATLTFDMVQPDGRPLSAADIQSRTATVLKDRFAHLCSVAEALEQLS; encoded by the coding sequence ATGCCTTCCGCCTTGCTGGTCATCGACGTCCAGGAATCATTTCGCCACCGTCCCTCGTTTTCAGAGCGCGATCTGCCCGCGTACCTCGCCGCACAGAACGCGCTGATTGCTGGCTGCGTGGCACGAGCGGTGCCGGTGATTCGCATCTTTCACAGTGACGGGCCGGAGACGACGGACAACCCGTTTTCGCTGGCTTCGGGCCATGTCCGTCCGCTGCAGGGCCTGTCCGATTTTGATGCTGCGGCCACGTTCATCAAACACCGCCACAGCGCCCTGGTGGGCACCGGGCTGGAGGTCTGGCTGACGCGCCATGGCATCGGCCACCTGATCGTCAGCGGCATCCGCACCGAACAGTGCTGCGAAACCACCACCCGCCACGCCTCAGACCTCGGCTGGTCGGTCGATTTCGTGACCGAAGCGACGCTGACCTTCGACATGGTGCAGCCCGACGGCCGGCCGCTCAGCGCCGCCGACATCCAAAGCCGCACGGCCACCGTGCTCAAGGACCGCTTCGCGCATCTCTGCAGCGTGGCCGAGGCGCTGGAGCAGCTGTCATGA